The Pseudobacteroides sp. genome includes a region encoding these proteins:
- a CDS encoding HAMP domain-containing sensor histidine kinase: protein MFKSISRRLTFTYGILFLIAISLIDLILIAVYCQQQYSKTEKIYIQMAEIVSQMTVRNLSFPYFIGNIQNDNSLNGRILILNLNKEVVSDSLNQLNGQIIDNPEVREAYQKQKNAVGYYKQNGNRISMLSHPIFKKNNFAGTVLISYSVSELWKDNLNFSIQVIVISISVLIIILLLTHLIGGKIAHPIRKMTFASLEISNGKVGTTVDIDQKDEIGTLADTFNKMSSELSRIELGRKRLLSSISHEFKTPLASMKALIEPFMEEEQVDPGLLKEHLCYVDSEIERLSKLVKSLVTVTRLEEISPTYTVLDLFSEVNAVIMLLSPMASDKNIFIENNIPSELNILADKDLLREIIINLIDNSIKYGKFNGHISVSAIKSDSYIELAFEDDGIGIKEEDLPYIFDNFYMSNTVRKSGKGSGIGLFMVKKIIELLKWHITAASSPSTKTRFVITIPLVDKPLHN, encoded by the coding sequence TTGTTTAAAAGTATAAGCCGCCGCCTGACATTTACATACGGCATACTATTTCTAATTGCCATTTCACTTATCGATTTAATACTTATAGCAGTTTATTGCCAGCAACAGTACTCAAAAACAGAAAAAATATATATTCAGATGGCTGAAATTGTTTCCCAGATGACTGTAAGGAACTTAAGTTTCCCCTATTTTATAGGAAATATACAAAATGATAACAGCCTTAACGGCCGTATACTGATTCTAAATCTAAACAAGGAAGTGGTAAGCGATAGCCTTAACCAGCTAAACGGTCAGATTATAGACAATCCTGAAGTGCGGGAAGCTTACCAAAAACAAAAGAATGCAGTGGGGTATTACAAACAAAATGGTAACAGAATATCCATGCTGTCCCATCCCATATTTAAAAAAAATAACTTTGCCGGAACCGTACTAATTTCATACAGCGTATCTGAACTTTGGAAGGATAACCTCAACTTCTCTATTCAAGTAATAGTTATATCAATTTCCGTTTTAATCATTATTCTCCTGTTGACACATTTGATTGGCGGCAAAATAGCTCACCCCATAAGAAAAATGACTTTTGCCTCCCTTGAAATATCAAATGGTAAAGTTGGAACCACAGTTGATATTGATCAAAAGGATGAGATTGGAACCCTTGCAGACACCTTTAATAAAATGAGCTCGGAGCTTAGCCGCATTGAGCTGGGAAGGAAAAGGCTTCTTAGCAGTATATCCCATGAATTTAAAACTCCCCTTGCATCTATGAAAGCATTAATAGAGCCATTTATGGAAGAAGAGCAGGTTGATCCGGGTTTATTGAAAGAACACCTCTGTTATGTTGACTCTGAAATCGAAAGGCTTTCCAAACTTGTTAAATCTTTGGTTACAGTAACAAGGCTTGAGGAAATCAGCCCTACTTATACTGTTTTAGATCTGTTTTCTGAAGTAAACGCAGTTATCATGCTGCTTTCGCCCATGGCTTCAGACAAAAACATTTTTATTGAAAACAATATTCCATCCGAATTAAATATACTTGCAGACAAGGATTTATTGAGGGAAATAATAATTAATCTAATTGATAATTCTATCAAATACGGCAAGTTTAACGGCCACATCTCAGTATCTGCAATTAAATCGGACAGCTATATTGAATTGGCCTTTGAAGATGATGGCATAGGTATAAAAGAAGAAGATTTGCCATATATTTTTGATAACTTTTACATGTCCAATACTGTAAGAAAGAGCGGGAAAGGAAGCGGTATCGGGCTTTTTATGGTTAAAAAGATTATTGAGCTGTTAAAATGGCATATTACTGCAGCCAGTTCACCATCAACCAAAACCCGCTTTGTAATAACTATCCCTTTAGTAGATAAGCCTCTTCACAATTAG
- a CDS encoding response regulator transcription factor, giving the protein MKLLIVDDEKPLIIGLTTSLKKEGYEVYSAYDGLNALELIKTIKPDMAILDVMLPEMDGITLLKKLREFSDIPVIMLTAKDDYADMVLGLELGADDYVTKPFNTRVLVARIKAVTRRKSQNQELSQFSFRDLTIDFDLRTVYKKQQEIPLTSKEFDILSALARNKGRVIPRDLLYEMVWNTPDYDTRTVDVHVSKLREKIENDPSNPCYIKTKWGVGYYFVKEA; this is encoded by the coding sequence ATGAAACTGCTTATTGTTGATGACGAAAAGCCTCTAATTATTGGTCTCACAACCAGCCTTAAGAAGGAAGGCTATGAGGTATATTCAGCTTATGATGGTCTAAATGCACTTGAACTCATCAAAACTATCAAGCCGGACATGGCAATTCTTGATGTCATGCTTCCTGAAATGGATGGAATAACGCTTTTAAAAAAGCTTCGCGAGTTTTCCGATATTCCAGTAATAATGCTGACTGCAAAGGATGACTATGCAGACATGGTACTTGGGCTTGAGCTTGGAGCAGACGATTATGTTACAAAACCCTTCAACACCAGAGTTCTTGTTGCAAGAATAAAGGCAGTTACTAGAAGAAAATCACAAAATCAGGAATTGTCACAGTTTTCATTTAGGGATTTGACAATTGACTTTGATTTGAGAACCGTTTATAAAAAACAGCAGGAAATTCCTCTTACCTCAAAGGAATTTGATATACTGAGTGCCTTGGCTAGAAACAAAGGAAGAGTTATTCCCAGGGACTTACTCTATGAAATGGTTTGGAATACGCCAGACTATGATACACGTACAGTAGATGTTCATGTAAGCAAGCTTCGTGAAAAAATCGAGAACGATCCGTCCAACCCTTGCTATATCAAGACCAAGTGGGGTGTTGGTTATTATTTTGTAAAGGAGGCTTAA
- the cobT gene encoding nicotinate-nucleotide--dimethylbenzimidazole phosphoribosyltransferase — protein MLDNIKDKIEPLNKSAMEEASKRLDNLIKPIGSLGKLEHIAIKLAGIFGKINNKIEKKCVVVMSADNGVCEEGVSTCPQSITAMQTINILKGLAGIGVLARHAKSDIKVVDIGINGKIEYPGLVNKKVKSGTSNMAKGPAMTKDEAVLAIESGIEIVGELVKNGYNLIGTGEMGIGNTSTSSAVLMAFTGLEPDKAVGRGAGMTDEGYAAKKATIIKALELNKPDKNDAIDVLAKVGGLDIAGMAGCFLGGAFYRVPVVVDGFISAVAALVAYKINPEVKNYIIPSHISEEPGFKHAMDYIGLKPFLDLEMRLGEGTGCPIAFNIIEAATEIMNKMATFEEVEIDSDFLVDMR, from the coding sequence ATGCTGGATAATATAAAGGACAAAATAGAACCTCTTAATAAATCTGCCATGGAGGAGGCTTCAAAAAGGCTTGATAATCTTATAAAGCCCATCGGCAGCTTAGGTAAGCTTGAGCATATAGCTATAAAACTTGCAGGCATTTTCGGTAAGATAAACAACAAGATTGAAAAAAAGTGTGTTGTTGTGATGTCTGCAGATAATGGAGTATGTGAAGAGGGTGTAAGCACTTGTCCCCAATCAATTACTGCCATGCAGACAATAAATATTTTAAAGGGGCTTGCAGGTATAGGTGTGCTTGCAAGGCATGCCAAATCAGATATCAAGGTGGTTGATATAGGTATAAATGGAAAAATAGAATATCCTGGCCTTGTAAATAAAAAAGTCAAATCAGGAACTTCCAACATGGCAAAAGGGCCTGCCATGACAAAAGATGAGGCTGTTTTGGCTATTGAGTCAGGAATTGAAATTGTAGGGGAGCTTGTAAAAAACGGGTATAATCTTATCGGTACCGGAGAAATGGGAATCGGAAATACTTCTACAAGCAGTGCTGTTTTGATGGCATTCACAGGGCTTGAACCGGATAAGGCAGTAGGCAGGGGAGCAGGAATGACCGATGAGGGCTACGCTGCAAAGAAGGCAACGATAATAAAAGCCTTGGAATTAAACAAGCCTGATAAAAACGATGCTATTGACGTATTGGCAAAGGTAGGAGGTCTTGATATTGCCGGAATGGCAGGATGTTTTCTAGGAGGGGCATTCTACAGGGTACCGGTTGTTGTTGACGGCTTTATATCAGCTGTGGCAGCCTTGGTGGCTTATAAAATAAATCCGGAAGTTAAAAACTATATTATCCCTTCTCATATTTCAGAAGAGCCGGGCTTTAAGCATGCCATGGATTACATAGGGCTAAAACCGTTTTTAGACTTGGAAATGAGGCTTGGAGAGGGAACAGGCTGTCCCATCGCATTTAATATAATAGAGGCTGCAACAGAAATCATGAATAAAATGGCTACCTTTGAAGAGGTGGAGATAGATAGTGATTTTCTAGTGGATATGCGTTAG